Proteins from a genomic interval of Nitrososphaerales archaeon:
- a CDS encoding ATP-binding cassette domain-containing protein, with the protein MKLRLPILVPRKATEETFKADIRFKTKASITPRTVKISEAFGIGTDDEHEFVIYDDFALEVNRGDIVYITGDSGSGKSLLLKKLASDLANGGFGRVIIDREIERQIDPEKTLIDQVSEGKDLSEAIKTLSLAGLNEAFLMIRKYPELSDGQKYRFKLAKMIDSNADVWVMDEFLALLDRTTAKVVAYTIQKTARKLQKTVIVATTHTDLDKDLNPNVRIFKHFGFKVDVDYRKVRERPCSLLERIVIEKGSKEDFRDLEQFHYRHGMLSLAKDVYRAVLDGKVVGIIIYGPSYPNLSARRVVLPMFSKKMDSKHLKMINKNFIRIWRVVDPKYRSIGLGIRLVRETLEKVGYPYVEIMAVMGQYNPFAERAGMVKVPIELYSNKDAGYVKALLRIQEMGFDLDLLRSRRYNLEHISKISRKEFAELKVLSLRYFLGLMHRRKGELVKAIKRGSKDAVALALANHRLPYSYAIWKNPKFRHMPDPVKYRECCNVDK; encoded by the coding sequence ATGAAGTTGAGATTGCCAATCCTAGTTCCAAGGAAGGCAACTGAAGAAACCTTCAAGGCAGATATAAGATTTAAGACAAAAGCCAGCATTACCCCAAGAACAGTCAAGATATCAGAGGCGTTTGGCATAGGCACCGATGACGAGCATGAATTTGTTATCTACGATGATTTCGCACTTGAGGTAAACAGGGGAGATATTGTGTATATAACAGGTGATAGCGGTTCAGGGAAGAGCCTGCTATTGAAGAAACTTGCATCGGACCTTGCAAACGGAGGTTTTGGCAGGGTTATCATAGATAGAGAGATTGAGAGGCAAATAGACCCGGAGAAAACGTTGATTGATCAGGTATCTGAGGGTAAGGATCTAAGTGAGGCGATAAAGACCTTGAGCTTGGCTGGGCTAAATGAAGCATTCCTGATGATACGCAAATACCCTGAGCTGTCGGATGGGCAGAAGTACCGTTTCAAGCTTGCAAAGATGATTGACAGCAACGCAGATGTATGGGTAATGGACGAGTTTTTAGCATTATTAGACAGGACAACTGCCAAGGTGGTTGCATATACGATACAAAAGACAGCTAGGAAGTTGCAAAAGACGGTCATAGTTGCAACTACACATACTGACCTTGATAAAGATCTAAATCCAAATGTAAGGATATTCAAGCACTTTGGCTTCAAGGTAGATGTTGATTATAGAAAGGTAAGAGAAAGGCCATGCTCCTTGCTGGAAAGGATTGTGATAGAGAAGGGTTCCAAGGAGGATTTTCGTGATTTGGAACAGTTTCACTACAGACATGGAATGTTATCGTTGGCAAAAGATGTGTATAGGGCAGTGTTAGATGGAAAAGTAGTAGGTATCATAATCTATGGCCCTTCTTACCCAAATCTCTCTGCGAGGCGGGTAGTGCTGCCTATGTTCAGCAAGAAGATGGACTCAAAGCATCTGAAGATGATAAACAAGAATTTCATAAGGATATGGCGTGTTGTAGACCCAAAATATCGTTCTATAGGTTTGGGCATAAGATTAGTTAGGGAAACGCTTGAGAAAGTAGGGTATCCATACGTTGAGATAATGGCGGTCATGGGTCAGTATAATCCGTTTGCCGAAAGAGCGGGCATGGTGAAGGTGCCCATTGAACTCTATTCAAATAAAGATGCAGGATACGTGAAGGCCTTGCTCAGAATTCAAGAGATGGGGTTCGACCTTGACCTCCTTAGGAGCAGGAGATACAACCTTGAACATATATCAAAAATATCCAGGAAAGAATTTGCTGAACTGAAAGTTCTATCATTAAGGTATTTTCTTGGCTTGATGCATAGGAGGAAAGGCGAGCTTGTTAAAGCAATAAAGCGTGGTAGTAAAGATGCGGTTGCTCTTGCACTGGCAAATCACAGGCTTCCCTACTCGTATGCGATATGGAAGAACCCAAAGTTCAGGCATATGCCAGATCCTGTTAAGTATCGCGAGTGCTGCAACGTAGACAAGTAA